The window aataaaaacttaagttaagcgttattattaaatttaagaaatatttttaaacaggaaattgatggtaattatttttaatttggtttcttGATTTagtaaaagtttgaaaaagaattaaaaataaattatttattagtttttagtacgaaataaaaaaaattaaacatttaaatttttatttttgtaagagtatataaaatttgactagtggtaataataataatatttaccacTTCTACAAATAGTAATAGCTTACAATGATCACCAATCGAGCGTTAATGTACTATATTACCACTTTACTAAATAATGACCACCAATCAGATAAGCTATTTACTACCGCTATATAGTGAGATCATTTTATCGTATACATATTGATATACCGTAATTACACTACAGACTACAATACAGAGATATTCACGTTTCATTTGATTCATGgtatgtagttataaaaaaaatgtaactacatTCATGAAATGTAGTTACGCACAACtggtaatatttaaagtgttgtaaatgtccaccattttcctgaaggcaggtccaaaccgcaccatattttttgacacACATATTAGGACATCAGgactaataaaattaagaataaattttttaatttctttcttcgcaccatattttttttatctcaaaaaatatggtgcgaagGGTTGGGACCTATCTTCAGAAAACAAGTGTCCATTTCCAACACTTGCTTTAAGACATTACCAGTTGTGCATAACCACATTctatgaatcaaatcaaatgcgAGTATCTCTGCATTATAGTCCATAATGAAATTATAGTATCATGAGGAGCACTATAAAATAATCTCACTGTACTAAAtggaataatgatttttaaattgacgtatttcactttcttgtagacacgataactgccgtaattttttgctaatcactttcaaatgaatacataaaatataacgaccaatcATCTCAATCGAGTTCGTTATTGGGCAAAATTGGATTATGGGCGTGGAAATGggagagctttttcgaaaaagcaaaacatcgctataactttcccattaagtaaaatatcgaatacgtttaaagttcctactattctttggattacGGCCTAAACgtatttatgtaaagttttttgatatcaccaactattgacccagggggtgaaaaaaatggggttttgaagacaaaataatcATACCTTCTTTAaaaggcacagtattgaatcacTTTTAAGtggtcttctaaacattacctaaaatcttttgtctgaaataattttttatatgacattttGGGATGACcaaaaatgttactggaattattagatgtttcttattaagtaaaatattaaattcgtttaaatttcttactattctttggataagggcctaaaacgtaccAAGtagagttttttgatatcaccaaccaatgGCCAAggaggtgaaaaaaatggggttttgaagacaaaatatcataattcccttaataggcacagtatctaatcgATTTAGAGTGGTTATTAGTCCACTAAACATTATCtataacttttgtctgaaacaatttttgatatgagcaacccttacagcaagggttgatcaaaatgttgctgaaattgtaagttggagcttgtcgtatgctaacatgagaaactttttttcacatgcaaccattggcgtattgactaaatttgaagtttatcttaaacgttaaggtggaaatcttttttgtaccttacttagcaccggtgaaatctacctccgccttccggcgtgtcggaagggtttttttttcatttattaaagttgGTACCAAATATTATATGTGCtaccaaatataataatttttctatccgatcctgagatatatatttttcttacaaaaaaataaaaatggtaaatagaaggaaagtaaaggaaaaacactatttctttatgttattttatatatatttcatttcgatTAGTAGAATCTGAAAATGAATATTGTTCTACTCGTACATACATGAAATTTTTGAgtatttcaatcaattttaattaacttttaaatatacttagtactattatatttaatttattaataaaagaataaataataaatatattttaattctaataatttgttCGGTTTAATTTCAGTTAAGGATATCGTTTTACCTATTTATTAGTACGATTTGTTTGTGTTTGGCACATCCTTCACAGGATGTATATTCATCACTGTCACCAATTACAGAAAATTACGATACGGAAGAATACCGTAACAGAGGAATTCAACAAGCTAGACAAAATGCGTTCTTAACGACTGTCGGATCAGCTCTAGCCCCCATCATTGGCACTTTATTCGCACCTTTAATTTCACAATTGGCTTCCGCTATTACCAACGCTATAAGTGGAAAACTTCCAGgtatttatgatttacattaaataacataatgaaatttattatataaattatataataataatgaaaattattaatgtcagataaaataattaatttacatcaaatGAAATTCTgttcattcatttcaatattaGTCAGTAATTGCTGATTTCTCTTTCCCCCacaacctctctctctctctctctcttatctttttctgtatatgtgtatgtatgtatatatatatagtcaaaaaagaaagttgaaaaaataattattttttttggtacaGCCAGTAAACTAATAAAACACGACAAGATTTATAgagcatttaattttgaaaaaaattggattactgaaaactgaaaaaaagtcaaaattttagaaattaaattttcatttaataaaaaaattaataatagcagaccattttatataatttcttctttcaatatataaaaaaaaaaatgtattgaattaaaAGTATAACAATTTCCCTACTACACATTTGTCTgttgtgtttaaataaaaataaaatttcttaaatcgttttaatcaaatttttattttcttttaggattaatttaataataaattaaaaactttataaaacctGCAGTTTTCAAGACCAGCCTTTTTAGCGAATACAAAAACTTTTTCGGATATAGAATGGAGGTCAAGTTCTGGGACcgattttttgaacatttttcaaataagaagatatatatatatatatatatatatatataaatatatatatatagaatatatcttctatatatatatatcaaacaattaatttaaccttATAATTTGTGTCCCAAGATCTTAAGTATAGCTTCAATTTACGATGAAATAGAAATCAAGCCTAAATTTTTCATAAACCGTTTCATAAATTCAGGAAACAAAGCGGTAccgaatcatatttttataacttttttataaatgccTATATTTTAACACTTAATTCCGGAATATTCTTTcccaaatatgaataaaatacagaagtttcgatataaaacataatatatatatgtattacactCTCCGCAGCTAgaccctccgggcgggttgccatAGCGGATTGCGTCTCGGAATGGTATTATTAGGTgaccaaaattgattacctcgtttgtaaaaatatttttttttgaaagatgaaaattgatgtaactaaagttaaattagaaattgatactaacgaatcgggattttccgccagtgatcggtacattccggtgcctagtTTTTGGTTTTACAGTTatgtagttcattattttataaagaaaaaaaatcacataaataaataaaaaatattatcaatatatatatatatatatatatatatatcatatgtatCCATATATATGAGATATaccgatatataataatataacaagtatacacctgtccaccacgagacatgtactaacaaatcgggattttccgctaatgatcggtacatttcggtgctaagctaagagggTACatgcacacagacacacacaaaaaTACCTTTTAGTAAGGtagaatatatacatacaatgaGCCAGTGTTAAGGTGGGATTACAAGTGCTACAAAAATTCCagaattcatttttgtatttcgAAATTTGCACAATTATACCAGTCACATTATATCTTTGCTAAtaagtttaaaacttaataactcatttcataaatacaatacaaacatATACTACGGGATTGCATGGTTATCACGTAATCATCTTCAGTTACGTTTCTCTTAACCTACCGAAATAGAGGCAACAGACTTGTATCTCACTATATATAATATGCTAAGGAAAGACGTTGGTTGTGTAACATTTATAAGACGCCATCAACAAAAACCCTCATAAATGTGGTATTTTTGGATTAGGAATTAACCGTCCGGGCGAGCATCAAACTGATATAAGAcgaaaaattagtgaaaaagttatgaaagtgcaaaaatctagttaaaaatcaaatttgtttcacTAGCCCATTGATGCTGTCAATTGTTACCGACGCCCTACCGTCCGGTCGCTGTGATACAACCAGAATCATCTGTTTTGTAGCAGCTGTACTTTTCATGTTTTTTGTACATTTCTTTTACTTcaacatttcaattattttacttacttttcctcagtttagaaataaattattactgcagtttacttgttttgtttttatttttataaaatctttaaccCATCAAACTTCAATTTACACAAACTAAAAGCAATTTGCGAAATTTTCGCACGGTCTGCATGTAATAACTTAAATGGAGTTTGTAAAACCCACCCGGTTAGCATAGTAATGAgctagtcatcgcaaatcagatgatttcgaagtcgagagttcttaggttcaaatcctggtaaaggcagttattatttccttgtacgaagtaaagaaagtattgtgatcgcgaaaaatgaggttttcagatttcaacggaaatattcattttgactagtttcggcgagacgtatGTATCACGTACGTGAtacaaaaacgattaaaataaaatgattagtcgtaagatgttgaaattttatatttatgactgttgtaatatctagttgggCATCTCCCCTTTCGATTGCTATTGACTGACtcaaatgtccaaaaaagcccaaaatccaatttttttttttattttggacttttttttaattgcagtaataattgTTAGTGGGTGTTGCTATAGACTTGTGACTTAAGATAACCAGAGAAAAAAATTCGAAAGTTCtaaatgttcaaatcctagtaaatcgttttatacggatatgaatatttattagaatcataaattatgtgtaaattataataatagcattatattcaatatttaaattattaccttttactcttaattaatgaaaatttttaaatagtgcatcaacattgaaatattatatgtacatatgtatattaaaattccggttctattttgtatgtataatacACAAGAAATATGTATCAGATGAGTTATGATGATTTACTGCATTATGTTAGACCAACggtataaaactgtttattaaaagtacatactattaaaatcatgttatacaaaaattaagaaaaaatcaaaagagaAATCAGTAGAAGAATAAAgaacaatctataaaaattatttgttttattgtataaaaaataattgttatttatgacAGAtggaaattatatgaaaaaaaaatttttttcttgcagttataaataaaaaaaaaaatatacattactaattctaaatgtatattaatgaagtaaatatatatattacctttacAAAGCCGATCGTTATTTAACTCGTTTCATATTGttattcagattaatttatttaacatttaacacGCACAGAGCAATAAGGAAATACGACGTATCTGTCTACCTCCAGGTACGTAGACAGTAATCGGGAATTTCCGTGTGTAATCGGTACACCGTAGTGTTTCGTAACTGAGCAAACAGTTAGCCCACTGTAACACAATGACATGAGTCATTCTGTCATAGTTACTAAAGCGCTCTACAAACATGTTGATTAACCAACGCAACGTGCAAGTAGCAATTTTGTTACATATCTGCTGgcattttaattatcatattgaaataaacattaatgtgtcaaaatgttcattttatttttaagtattccatcaaatcttttattaaatagttaacgtgaaaacaaaatttattaatgcatAACCTTgaacaatttatgtttatttttcttttacccaataatttttttaattaattaattttaaattatatgaaaataacaaaaataatcctataaatttttcccatcttgttaaattaataataaattcatacatcaactatttttcaatgaaaagtcTAATACGACTTTCcctgatgaatatttttattattaaaactgttctttcaattattaattcatttctaacaaagttattatgcATAAATTTTACTTACGCTACATACCctaagttaatataattcatttatctcgtgttttggcggttttacgcgatattttttttcaattattaaaaagttaatttttccgcAATTTTTGGGTCTTACATTTGATTCAcgaaattgatatttatatatttgatgcAAAATAGTAACCGCACAAATGTTTTATGCGGTTGAACCAACTTGATATTTTACACCGTTACTCTGTAATgattaacacaaaattttaattttggcaacCATCTTGAAGAGAATCCGACAAACAATCGCGGCcgttcatgtatttttgtaatcatctAACAATGATTAATccgaatccaaaatcaaaatccgagaAAAAAGtgttcatatacatacatacatcttgAATCCAATAACGAACTTTTTgcgttgaaatattttatcagctataaataattttttacggttaatttttttcttgagaagATAACTTCatcttaaaatttcatatatattatattcatgtgTGCAAGCGTTAGGgttcagtaattatataaatatgtattaaccattttaataactttagttAAAACCAATTAGTAACAATTAGTTAAAATGAAGCAATTTAGTTTACATCATATGGTGGCCCAATcccaagatttaatttttaatttcccgccAATCGCTATAGCAGAGTAATATCTATAGAAAGGGAAGTATTGAAATCGATCcgatttgagcatatgcggttttaacCGGATCTTGAAGTTTACACatctaaggaaccccaaaaaaccggatggaaatgttTCGGATGTTCGTAAGTACGTGTGTTTTTCGGTGTTAGGTGTCTCATCCTAAATCTCctcatatctccagaactacccgaccgattttgacgaaacttggtcagattgcttctatatatggggcattgatgcctttaattttcaacttaaaaggtcaagggggcgaggctgtagagcaaggtaccctcagtatctcaatattttgcctaatttaagttttatttttcttaggcacatttgttaacaactaaaaaataattttccaaaaaaaccttttttttgtaaaatcgcacacccactccaaaaaatgctctaataaACTAGTACCTAAGTAAGTATACTACTTCATTATTATCTCCTCTCACCACAAGCGCCTGTATTCGTCTTcttccttctttttctgtttagcctctgaaaccaccaaCCACAGTGGATGATAGacgtgaatgtaaatgaattgtagtcatgtacaatctcagatcgaccattcctaagatgtgtggttaattgaaacccaaccaccaaagaacaccggtatccatgatctagaattcaaatccgtataaaggccTTTACtagaaccttagaactatcgacttcgaaatcagctgatttgcgatgacgagttaacaacTAGAACAACCCAGTGCGTAGCTTTAGTTGTCTTTTTTTACTTCCGGTACCACcattaagtattacttcagaggatgagatgaattaaatttttgtagcgtgttaaaatgccatgcctgaccggcattcgaacccgggatctccggataaaaAGCCAAGATGCTACCATTAGCGCCACGGGGGCTGGCAGCtttagtcgtctgttatgttgtgacgtcacaggtgaacggtagaattaaataaatgaataacatttaaagtgtaaaaatgtatttaaagtggctgctagtaccgccacaaaccgtgaatgaaatactgtatgcgcgcacgctttagttagaatcattgaattaaatatacaaaaacgttatatttaaatataatgataaatatttttaattaagctgtgtgtgtaagccgtgcatcagaaaaaagccgcgtggcgggaaagtcctacaactaagttgtcagcttttttaaaatttatttgtaaaaaattattaacttattataaaaatgtatcttaatGAGATCTGGCATTCCAAgagtaattatttatctttataaactaAGTGACTATTGGGAATTCAGAAATCGTGTttgccacaaaaaaaattactttttatttaaatttatatttatatttatatttaatatttatatttaaatttactttttaaattattttagtatttcgaattaatttttgtttgaatattcttaattttaatttaaattataaaagcgtTCGTTTTTAACTATAATGTTCTTTATCTCTCTCCACCCTGATCAACACGTCATCTTTTACGTTTTTCAGGATCTGCATCTGTTTACGTTTctgatgtgttttttaattttctcaatgaaaacaattttttctttatcgacTTTTCAATTAACCACTGAAGCATTTCTATCTAACTTTTAGGGTAAAACCgtagttaaaatttatgttacgccttaatttaaaaacgactggaaatgtttcataaattttacctaaattctttattttttatttaaataatattaaaaaaaatacataaacatttttagatttataagcAATATTCCGTTACATTTcttgaaataacatatttttgtactttttctttaaatgtccATCTGTTAGACATactagttttatgttttttacggATTCTTCCACACGTAAATAAGAAATCCGTcagttacaaattatatatttctgttactGTCAGTCAGTCACtctatttttacgttattttaatcatatttatatatgatttttaactgAAATGCTTTAACTCTGCATAGTTACTTTATCGCTCACTAAATTTCGTTATCCTGAAAAAGAGgcccctttttttataaaaaaaaaaattaaaaaccatttttaaaattatttttaagcaactacccataacttttataattaaagtacacTCTTCGGTTATACCAAAATAGTGGTTGCCACTAATCATGTTTTATTAAGGGAATTCCAGGTCCGATGTTCATATTTTAGGaacagattttgatatttttataaaatttgttgtgaCAATTTTAGAcctattctaattaataattgaaggaattgaaaacaggcaaaaaattgtcaagactacataatttttgtgattgactaatattttcaaacatatttcagctttgatttatataaataaagtgttatcttattcaaaatacaagaaaatatatgttataatttagttaatacaAGAAAATTTAGGTAAATCTAAATGTtgggtttaacattttatttaaaatataatttaacaaaacatttacgatattattaattaataaagaatttaaatggcCACTAGTTTAGAATTttcaaagtaacaaaattttcaaatttatttatttttatacgaaattttttttgGGTGAATATTCacctaatttcattaaaattattatttcaatctgtttgtaagatataaaattttattgaaaaaacaaaatggcgtaCAGGAGAAAAATGAAGTGAGATAGGTATCCACTTCATCcacataatatatttgtttatgtcgATGTCCTAAATTTGTCCTTTAAGTTTGGCCAACATTTTCCGgtgtatgtgttttatatatatataaaaaagtatatattaatgtGTTTCTatgtacaatacattttttttcttacaggaaCAAGTGCCTTAAACGGAACGAAATCGTACAACTATGATGCATATTTAATAGAAATGCCTAATTCTCCAGGACcatacttatttttaacaaatccaacagcagataataataataataacgacaaACCAAACACACAGCTTCCTTCTTCACTCCAGTTTTCTCAATCAGAAACATCACCTTCAGTGAAATCACCACCATCTTCATCAACATCATCATTTCCTAATTTAGaattgaaaaaatcattaactaaaCAGTATAttggaacaataaaaataaaatcaattcaagaaTTATCAAATGAATCAAATAGTGATAAAACAACTGAACTACGAATATTAGATACACCATCTTATGGACTTCATTTTGATGATGTCATTGTGAGACGAGAAAGACAAaccaaagaattaaattaaaaatactaaataaatactgaaatagtaattaattatttattttaaaattaaatagtattttaattaccataattttgtattttatttcataaagttccttttttattttttaaatacaatgaatCTGAATTGAGCAAAGTTTCAACAGGCTTCTAACCAATCgattttaatcttatttagaaTAAGTAGAAATATGTATGATAAGGAAGatgacttataattttttttgaagtgattaaaaatttttatctccaaaaaaggaatttatataataaataaaataattattgctgACTGAAGTTGGTAaactagatttttaataaaaaatgtaaatattaattataaaatcaatattaaaattattaactgcaaTAACAATTAATTCGAGTCGGAGGAGCCCACTTACGGACGAATTGTCGGGcgtgctaacaggttccgccaaaTGTTATTAGAAGTGCGTATATAAGCCTGCGCCTTACCGATTAAACCTCCAATCTCACAGATCCTCCCCTCCTGgggccggacccgcaattaagcatactCAGTCCCGGGATGTGCCATCGGGCTCAGGGGGCTCTCCGTTCCTCATCACCGTCGCCGATCCACGCAACGCGGACCAACGACGGCTTCACAGAGGGAGCTGTCCTCCATCCCTTCATCCTCAGGTCGATTTCTATACCTCAGTCTTGGAGGTTTTATTCCAAGTATCTATACTCAAACGTAGGTCTTCCATCCTGGATGGTACATCGACATTAATCCGCACCCCATTCTCGAAGTTCTACCACCTTTTGCCGTATGATGTTAGCGGTAAGCTTGTTTGTTAGCTTGTTGATGGCGGcgttcatttgttttttgtacagtatatgtttaaatttttattttagctgctattggaaTAATattggtgcgccgggcggctggcCGCAGTGCACGAACATTTTATACctttgaacgatttatacttcttgatacgaatgatttatctaaaattatatttgtgttttgggataaaaaaaggaaaacatttgcgTTCTTgagctgtattaaaaaatcaaaactcaagaaacagctaaaaatgtttaagatttaGAAGCTTTCGTTGTAAACGTTTATGTcattgttagtacgctaaattcaagAACGTTATTTAGTTCTGACTGGccaaaaaaatttagcaaaatcaTGTGTAAACCATGTAATATTTTCGCGGTGTGCCGTAAACCGGCctcttttctatttattaatataaaattactgatcCACCGAAAGAGATTTTTGAGTAAGTTATAatcttatttagaaataattgggTTCCTTCGACATGTAAAGTTTTGATATTATAGCATGTCTTTAGaattcttgtatatatttatattttcatttaacaatgtaTCTTATAAACGCGGGAAAATTAGATTCAAATAATTCTAACATACGGCATCTATTTCGAGATGACATCAATTATCTCACCTCTGCTAACTTCAGATTGCATGAAAGTTTGTGTATACTcgcttgaaccaatatttgtctTTTCTTTAACTTCAGGTCACTCCAACTCCATTTACAATATACAGGATGCCGAGCAACCTAAATTACCtgaataaaaagcattttttccgtgagtgcatttttaataaagatcCTTAATCTTCTTGAAGTTAAAAATGGTACTGAAgcgatgtaataatataatatttatatatatatgcctatgtataaaattttgaggctcaaaaatctccaaactaaCTACTACaccagtttcattgaaatttagatatgcaagttaaaattaacaatcttaactagaattctatacagaagaattgagaggagagtggaggaagtgttaggagaagaccaatttggtttcaggaaaagtatagggacaagggaagcaattttaggcctcagattaatagtagaaggaagattaaagaaaaacaaaccaacatacttggcgtttataaacccagaaaaggcattcgataacgtagactggaataaaatgttcagcattttaaaaaaattagggttcaaatacagagatagaagaacaattgctaacatgtacaggaaccaaacagcaacaataacaattgaagaacataagaaagaagccgtaataagaaagggagtccgacaagggtgttccctgtctccgttactttttaatctttacatggaactagcagttaatgatgttaaagaacaatttagattcggagtaacagtacaaggtgaaaagataaagatgctacgatttgctgatgataaa of the Lycorma delicatula isolate Av1 chromosome 10, ASM4794821v1, whole genome shotgun sequence genome contains:
- the LOC142331695 gene encoding uncharacterized protein LOC142331695, translating into MLSLRISFYLFISTICLCLAHPSQDVYSSLSPITENYDTEEYRNRGIQQARQNAFLTTVGSALAPIIGTLFAPLISQLASAITNAISGKLPGTSALNGTKSYNYDAYLIEMPNSPGPYLFLTNPTADNNNNNDKPNTQLPSSLQFSQSETSPSVKSPPSSSTSSFPNLELKKSLTKQYIGTIKIKSIQELSNESNSDKTTELRILDTPSYGLHFDDVIVRRERQTKELN